Proteins encoded in a region of the Halioglobus maricola genome:
- a CDS encoding acyl-CoA thioesterase, translating to MLQQLLHVLEPESLGDDRYLGQNMHPKGFRIYGGQVLAQAVSAAQQTVADDRAIHSQHAYFLRQGNCSKPVHYEVERARDGGSFSSRRVVALQDEKPILVSSMSFQLPDDSFDYQPEMPADLIPPEELPSERQRALENDALNEDFMITDGEDLDVRMGVPINWREPQQIPGRLYNWMKTTGPVSDDPAVHRTLLTYFSDTMLLDAGLIQHGRSYRDRGLQVASLDHAIWYHADCRADEWLLHTADLERNSGGRTLVRGRFYTREGHHVATVMQQGLMRQK from the coding sequence ATGCTGCAACAGCTACTCCATGTACTCGAACCAGAATCCCTTGGGGACGACCGCTACCTGGGCCAGAACATGCACCCTAAAGGCTTTCGCATTTACGGTGGCCAGGTACTTGCTCAGGCGGTAAGTGCAGCACAGCAGACAGTCGCAGACGATCGCGCCATCCATTCCCAGCACGCTTATTTCCTGCGTCAGGGCAATTGCAGCAAACCTGTTCACTATGAAGTGGAACGGGCTCGCGATGGCGGCAGTTTCAGTTCGCGCCGCGTGGTGGCATTGCAGGACGAGAAACCGATTCTTGTATCTTCAATGTCGTTCCAGTTGCCCGATGATAGTTTCGATTACCAGCCCGAGATGCCGGCAGATCTCATTCCCCCTGAAGAGCTGCCTTCAGAGCGCCAGCGGGCACTGGAGAATGACGCCCTCAACGAAGATTTTATGATTACCGATGGAGAAGACCTCGACGTGCGCATGGGCGTGCCCATTAACTGGCGCGAACCTCAGCAGATACCCGGGCGCCTGTACAACTGGATGAAAACGACAGGCCCGGTCTCAGACGATCCTGCGGTTCATCGCACGCTGTTGACCTATTTTTCCGACACCATGCTCTTGGACGCGGGCCTGATTCAACACGGGCGCTCTTACAGGGATCGCGGTTTGCAAGTGGCCAGCCTTGATCACGCTATCTGGTACCACGCAGATTGCCGTGCGGATGAATGGCTGCTCCACACGGCGGATCTTGAGCGCAACAGTGGCGGCCGTACACTTGTTCGCGGCCGTTTTTATACCCGCGAGGGCCACCATGTGGCCACGGTGATGCAGCAGGGGCTTATGCGACAAAAGTAG
- a CDS encoding acyl-CoA synthetase, producing MPHPRHTAELYPHKPAYIMGDSGEMVTYRQLDQRSNQGAQLFRSLGLKAGDHIALMMENNARFLEICWAAQRSGLIYTPISSHLKRDETAYILENCGAKLFIGSHKLIDVVLEVSKVASGVESFYMVGGIADGYESWEEAVDLQPVTEIDDQQNGVPMLYSSGTTGKPKGIFVAPAETDVDATPGLAKTLGQAFGFGEETVYLSPAPLYHAAPLHYNMMSIFQGGTSVLMEKFEPEQALRLIEEHRVTHSQWVPIMFVRMLKLPQEVRTRYDVSSMQFAIHAAAPCPIEVKEKMIDWWGPVIVEYYAASEGIGATIIDSDGWLSHKGSVGPAFVGELHIVDDDGNELPVGEIGTIYFGGDAAVFKYHGEPEKTAGAYDARGWATTGDVGYVDDDGFLYLTDRKNFMIISGGVNIYPQEIENMLINHEKVADVAVFGVPCDEFGEKVQAVVEPMNWVDATDETAIEIMEWLRERISHIKLPKALDFHRELPRLDNGKLYKRHLMEEYKGAARAEDKPD from the coding sequence ATGCCACATCCACGTCACACCGCCGAGTTATATCCGCACAAGCCCGCCTATATCATGGGTGATTCCGGGGAAATGGTGACCTATCGCCAGCTGGACCAGCGCTCCAACCAGGGTGCGCAGCTGTTTCGCAGCCTCGGCCTCAAGGCCGGCGATCACATTGCCCTCATGATGGAAAACAATGCTCGCTTTCTTGAAATCTGCTGGGCCGCCCAGCGTTCCGGACTGATTTATACGCCGATCTCCAGTCATCTGAAACGTGATGAGACGGCCTATATACTGGAAAATTGTGGTGCGAAACTGTTCATCGGTTCCCATAAGCTGATAGACGTGGTTCTTGAAGTGAGCAAGGTGGCTTCCGGGGTAGAGAGCTTTTATATGGTGGGTGGTATCGCCGACGGTTATGAGTCCTGGGAAGAAGCGGTGGACTTACAGCCAGTGACCGAGATCGATGACCAGCAGAATGGCGTGCCCATGCTTTATTCCTCCGGCACGACAGGGAAGCCAAAGGGGATATTTGTGGCACCGGCAGAGACTGATGTTGATGCGACACCGGGGCTGGCGAAAACCCTTGGTCAGGCTTTTGGTTTTGGTGAGGAAACCGTATACCTTTCTCCCGCGCCGCTCTATCACGCTGCGCCGTTGCACTACAACATGATGAGCATTTTCCAGGGTGGCACATCGGTGCTGATGGAGAAATTCGAGCCGGAACAGGCACTGCGTCTGATTGAGGAACATCGCGTTACCCATAGCCAATGGGTGCCCATTATGTTCGTGCGCATGCTCAAGTTGCCGCAGGAAGTACGAACCCGTTACGACGTCAGTTCCATGCAGTTTGCTATTCACGCTGCAGCGCCTTGCCCAATAGAGGTGAAGGAAAAAATGATAGATTGGTGGGGGCCGGTCATCGTTGAGTACTACGCTGCCAGTGAGGGCATAGGTGCCACTATTATCGATTCTGATGGCTGGTTAAGTCACAAGGGTTCCGTGGGGCCGGCGTTTGTGGGCGAGTTACATATCGTTGATGACGATGGCAATGAGCTGCCCGTTGGTGAGATCGGCACAATTTATTTCGGCGGTGATGCCGCCGTATTCAAGTATCACGGCGAGCCGGAAAAAACGGCAGGTGCCTACGACGCCAGAGGTTGGGCTACGACCGGCGATGTCGGCTACGTCGATGACGACGGATTTCTCTATCTCACCGATCGCAAGAATTTCATGATCATTTCCGGCGGGGTGAATATCTATCCTCAAGAAATTGAAAACATGCTGATCAATCACGAAAAAGTGGCTGATGTTGCGGTGTTTGGCGTTCCCTGCGACGAGTTTGGCGAGAAGGTGCAGGCGGTTGTCGAACCCATGAACTGGGTAGATGCGACTGACGAAACAGCGATCGAAATTATGGAGTGGCTGCGCGAGCGTATCTCACATATCAAGTTGCCCAAAGCGCTCGATTTCCACCGCGAGCTGCCGCGTCTGGATAACGGTAAGCTCTACAAACGGCACCTGATGGAAGAGTACAAGGGCGCAGCCCGCGCTGAAGATAAGCCAGACTAA
- a CDS encoding efflux RND transporter permease subunit produces MRFTDRFIQRPVLAIVVSSLLLLLGGASLSKVGLREFPELERSVIYIQTVYPGASARTVQGFVTNPLQVSIAGARGIEYMASESTSGVSSITVHVRLGENSTDVLNEVIAKVNEARGELPRDIEDPVISNAAGEDAMIYIGFYSEQMSAYQVTDFLSRNVQPELATLPGVGKAGIFSRRLAMRVWLDPVRMAAFGITATDINNAIRRDNFISAAGATEGEYVRVTVDARTDLQSSEDFANLVVRQVDDERVRLGDVATVELDAESNQFKSLSSGRDAVFMSITPAPDANPLEVSRGVHELLPRLEAMLPADMEMLLDWDGSVVIDEALAEVTATLLEAVAIVILVIFLFLGSFRVVLIPLVAIPLSLIGVVFFIWIMGFSLNLLTLLAMVIAIGLVVDDAIVVVENVHRHIENGATPLDAALAGAREVALPVIAMTLTLVAVYAPISFIGGLTGALFSEFALTLAGAVVISGVVALTLSPMMCSRVLKDAEHQGRFADWLDHRFEQLIALYRRVLTACLGNRGAVLLLAFCLLASLPILFTLAQEELAPEEDTGGIFMVGNAPRYANLEYSDYYLDQVVDIWKEIPEFSHSWQVIQPGSNFGGITLFPWSERERKQKEAITELQGKLSTVAGMELFAFPSPSLPGADAGLPVSFVVASTADYTEVKRIGDELLQAARESGLFAFVTQSLDFDRPEIVLHVDRERAARLGISMQSIGETLAVMLGEAEVNRFTQEGRSYKVIPQASRNFRMTREELEKYYVRTSSSDLVPMSAVVRLESQVEPNSLDQYQQLNSTTVQGIVMPPNSLGAGLEFLEEKLAEIAPPSFRAGYTGASRRFVQEAASFPILFSLSMMLIFLVLAAQFNSFRDPVVVLVTVPLSIFGAIVPIALGFATLNIYTQVGLLTLIGLISKHGILIVEFANKLADQGVDKREAVLVAASQRLRPILMTTFATVLGVWPLVMASGAGAESRFSIGLVITAGMLVGTLFTLFIVPVFYLPFRRAAENDSAVIAAPASS; encoded by the coding sequence ATGAGGTTCACCGATCGATTTATACAGCGCCCAGTGCTGGCCATCGTGGTCAGCAGCCTGTTGCTCCTGCTGGGTGGCGCGTCGCTCTCGAAAGTCGGCTTGCGTGAGTTCCCGGAACTGGAACGCAGCGTAATCTACATCCAAACAGTGTACCCGGGCGCAAGCGCTCGCACCGTTCAGGGCTTTGTTACCAATCCGCTACAGGTCAGCATTGCAGGGGCCAGAGGCATTGAGTATATGGCATCCGAGAGCACCTCCGGCGTGTCATCCATTACCGTACACGTCCGCCTTGGCGAAAACAGCACCGACGTGCTCAACGAGGTCATCGCGAAGGTAAACGAGGCACGCGGCGAGCTACCCCGCGACATCGAGGACCCGGTGATATCCAATGCCGCAGGCGAAGATGCCATGATTTATATTGGCTTTTACAGCGAGCAAATGTCGGCCTATCAGGTAACGGATTTTCTTTCGCGCAACGTGCAGCCGGAGTTGGCCACCTTGCCTGGTGTCGGCAAAGCCGGGATATTTTCCCGCCGCTTGGCCATGCGAGTCTGGCTCGACCCGGTGCGTATGGCCGCCTTTGGCATTACTGCGACCGACATTAACAATGCGATCCGCCGCGACAATTTCATCTCCGCAGCGGGCGCCACTGAAGGCGAGTACGTGCGTGTAACGGTAGATGCGCGTACCGATCTTCAATCCTCTGAAGATTTCGCCAACCTGGTGGTACGCCAGGTCGACGATGAGCGGGTCCGGCTGGGTGATGTTGCCACCGTGGAGTTGGATGCCGAATCCAATCAATTCAAATCCCTGTCCAGCGGCCGCGATGCGGTGTTTATGTCGATCACACCAGCCCCGGATGCCAACCCCCTGGAAGTCTCACGCGGCGTACACGAACTGCTGCCCCGCCTCGAGGCCATGTTGCCAGCTGACATGGAGATGCTGCTGGACTGGGACGGCTCAGTCGTCATCGACGAGGCCCTGGCCGAGGTCACCGCAACACTGCTGGAAGCTGTCGCCATCGTGATCCTGGTTATCTTCCTGTTCTTAGGCTCATTCAGAGTGGTGCTGATTCCGCTAGTCGCAATTCCACTATCGCTGATCGGTGTCGTATTCTTTATCTGGATTATGGGCTTTTCCCTGAATCTTCTCACTCTGCTCGCGATGGTGATTGCCATCGGCCTGGTGGTAGACGACGCCATTGTGGTTGTCGAAAATGTACATCGGCACATCGAAAATGGCGCCACACCGTTGGACGCTGCTCTGGCTGGTGCCAGGGAAGTGGCGCTACCCGTCATCGCAATGACCCTGACACTCGTAGCGGTCTATGCGCCAATCAGCTTTATTGGCGGCCTCACCGGCGCCCTGTTCAGCGAATTCGCGCTTACCCTTGCCGGTGCCGTCGTAATCTCTGGAGTGGTGGCACTCACCCTCAGCCCGATGATGTGCTCTCGAGTCCTCAAAGACGCTGAACACCAGGGCCGATTCGCCGACTGGCTGGATCATCGCTTCGAGCAATTGATTGCCCTATATCGCAGGGTGCTGACTGCCTGCCTGGGGAATCGCGGCGCGGTACTACTACTCGCGTTCTGCCTGCTCGCCAGCCTTCCCATTCTGTTCACGCTAGCCCAGGAGGAACTGGCGCCTGAGGAAGATACCGGGGGCATTTTCATGGTGGGTAATGCGCCGCGCTACGCCAACCTTGAATACTCCGACTACTATCTCGATCAGGTCGTCGATATCTGGAAAGAAATCCCGGAGTTCAGCCACTCCTGGCAGGTGATACAGCCCGGCAGTAACTTTGGCGGCATCACTCTGTTCCCCTGGAGCGAACGCGAGCGCAAGCAGAAAGAAGCGATCACCGAACTACAGGGCAAGCTCTCCACTGTGGCAGGCATGGAATTATTTGCCTTTCCATCACCATCACTCCCCGGCGCAGACGCTGGCCTGCCAGTGAGCTTTGTGGTCGCGTCAACAGCCGACTATACAGAGGTGAAGCGCATCGGCGACGAGTTGCTGCAGGCGGCACGCGAATCGGGTCTGTTTGCCTTTGTAACCCAGAGCCTCGACTTCGATCGCCCGGAAATTGTCTTGCATGTGGATAGGGAACGCGCTGCGCGCCTGGGCATCTCAATGCAATCAATCGGCGAGACACTCGCAGTGATGCTGGGTGAAGCGGAAGTGAATCGATTCACCCAGGAGGGCCGCAGCTACAAGGTCATACCGCAGGCAAGCCGCAATTTCCGCATGACCCGGGAAGAGCTGGAAAAATACTATGTTCGCACGAGCAGCAGCGACCTGGTGCCGATGTCTGCCGTAGTAAGGCTGGAGAGCCAGGTAGAACCCAATTCGCTCGACCAGTACCAGCAGCTCAACAGCACGACGGTACAAGGTATTGTCATGCCCCCCAACTCACTGGGGGCCGGGCTGGAATTTCTCGAGGAGAAACTTGCGGAGATCGCCCCGCCCAGTTTCCGCGCCGGCTATACAGGCGCATCCCGCAGGTTCGTTCAGGAAGCGGCGTCCTTTCCCATTCTGTTCAGCCTGTCGATGATGCTGATATTCCTGGTCCTCGCCGCCCAGTTCAACAGTTTTCGGGATCCTGTCGTTGTCCTGGTCACAGTGCCACTTTCGATCTTCGGGGCGATCGTACCGATAGCGCTGGGCTTTGCCACGCTCAACATATACACCCAGGTTGGTCTGCTGACACTGATCGGCTTGATCAGCAAGCACGGTATTCTGATTGTTGAGTTTGCCAACAAACTGGCAGATCAGGGTGTCGACAAACGCGAGGCGGTGTTGGTCGCGGCCAGCCAGCGACTGCGCCCTATCCTGATGACGACATTCGCTACCGTGCTAGGTGTCTGGCCACTGGTGATGGCCTCAGGTGCAGGCGCAGAAAGCCGCTTCAGCATCGGCCTGGTCATCACTGCCGGCATGCTCGTCGGCACATTGTTTACGCTGTTTATTGTGCCGGTGTTCTACCTGCCATTTCGACGAGCCGCTGAAAATGATAGTGCGGTAATCGCCGCGCCTGCTTCGAGTTAG
- a CDS encoding efflux RND transporter periplasmic adaptor subunit, with product MRAYLYVAVILLVIFGGISGYLYNKFSAFASMDFSPPPATVAVATARADTWPSLLEAVGTIRAVRGANLAAETSGEVTDISVVSGQEVAAGQLLLTLNDSLEQASRGRAEANLVLAQQLYERDESLIKQKSIPQSQFDRSKADLDIAIASIAEIEAQLDNKRIVAPFAGRVGIIEVKTGDYISSGTSITTLQDLSALEIDFSVPARHFPDLRPGLVISVRTASSERAFSATLKAVDSAVDTGTRNLALKAALNESEGILPGMFAQLEIDLGQPREVITLPETAVTYSLQGDTVYVVSDQGEGLQVMPRVVASGEVRDGRIAIRSGVELGERIVSAGQNKLYRGAPVVLEENPAAFTQ from the coding sequence TTGCGCGCCTACCTGTACGTCGCGGTCATCCTGCTGGTCATCTTCGGTGGCATTTCAGGCTATCTGTACAACAAGTTCAGTGCCTTCGCGAGTATGGACTTCAGCCCTCCTCCCGCGACTGTCGCCGTCGCCACCGCTCGCGCTGACACCTGGCCTTCGCTGCTTGAGGCCGTGGGCACTATCCGCGCCGTGCGCGGTGCCAATCTAGCTGCTGAAACGAGCGGGGAAGTCACCGACATCAGTGTGGTCTCTGGCCAGGAAGTTGCGGCGGGGCAACTGTTGCTTACCCTCAACGACAGCCTGGAACAGGCGAGTCGAGGCCGCGCAGAGGCAAACCTGGTTCTCGCACAGCAGCTGTATGAGCGCGACGAAAGCCTGATCAAACAAAAATCCATTCCCCAAAGCCAATTCGATCGCTCCAAGGCAGACCTTGATATCGCTATTGCCAGCATCGCGGAAATTGAGGCCCAACTAGACAACAAACGCATTGTGGCGCCCTTTGCCGGGAGAGTCGGCATCATCGAGGTGAAGACAGGCGACTACATTAGCTCCGGTACATCGATCACTACCCTGCAGGATTTGTCGGCACTGGAGATAGACTTTTCAGTGCCAGCGCGCCACTTTCCGGACCTTCGCCCTGGCCTGGTAATCTCAGTGCGCACCGCGTCGTCCGAACGCGCCTTCTCAGCAACCCTCAAGGCTGTCGACTCAGCTGTCGACACAGGCACGCGTAACCTCGCACTGAAGGCCGCGCTGAACGAGAGCGAAGGGATATTGCCGGGAATGTTCGCTCAGCTTGAAATCGACCTTGGTCAGCCGCGCGAGGTCATCACCTTGCCGGAAACCGCGGTTACCTATTCTCTACAGGGGGATACGGTCTACGTCGTTAGTGACCAGGGCGAAGGCTTACAGGTTATGCCGAGAGTTGTCGCTAGCGGCGAAGTCCGCGATGGGCGGATCGCGATTCGCAGCGGCGTCGAACTCGGTGAACGCATAGTGAGCGCAGGCCAGAACAAACTCTATCGAGGCGCCCCTGTCGTTCTCGAAGAGAACCCGGCGGCCTTCACCCAATGA
- a CDS encoding DUF3336 domain-containing protein, whose protein sequence is MRKSRKLKKLEKQMYQAESYEQWCEAASEHDELSGAKRWREVDQTTQYDFAQIRLRLDRLRSLRARHDYHGLLYTLNEGIHGNMGGMGRASLYRRANFGTKRLVEQYIDEIDECMRLLAELPGDVIDVQEKLDFFYRANICFGRSALMLSGGGVLGFYHLGVVKTLMDQGLLPRVISGSSAGSIMAGVVGTHTDKELEHFFLPANVHFEAEREASAFTSMFFGSNPQIDVGDLERLIARMVPDLTFQEAYEKTGRQISITVAPSEPHQRSRLLNAITSPNVLIRSAVMASCAVPGVFPPVTLMAKNMHGEAQTYLPTRKWVDGSIADDLPAKRLSRLYSTNHYIVSMVNPIATPFLDRDQDRSALARALGSLGAGVGRELLNFYRGIAQKQGDTWPRFNYMLNTVHALMDQDYSGDINIVPSFKWYNPTKLLAHISENDLIELMEGGQHSAYPQVEQIRLCTRISRTMEEILLRFESGDLRPDEKEFHRPRASRRRPPPKRADRSALREQSASAESEKPAPKKKKAAAKRKAVPRKKASGKPASGKPASGKPASTKKPEPPAEAA, encoded by the coding sequence GTGCGCAAATCCCGAAAGCTGAAAAAGCTCGAAAAGCAGATGTACCAAGCCGAGAGCTACGAGCAGTGGTGTGAAGCCGCTTCGGAGCACGACGAACTGAGTGGCGCCAAGCGCTGGCGCGAGGTTGACCAGACGACACAGTACGATTTCGCCCAGATTCGCCTGCGTCTGGACCGTTTGCGCAGTTTGCGTGCGCGCCATGATTATCATGGTCTCCTGTACACCCTGAACGAGGGAATTCACGGCAATATGGGTGGCATGGGCCGCGCCAGCCTGTACCGCCGGGCCAATTTCGGTACCAAACGCCTTGTCGAACAATACATTGATGAAATTGATGAATGCATGCGTCTGTTGGCAGAGTTGCCCGGCGACGTCATTGACGTACAGGAGAAGCTCGATTTCTTCTACCGCGCCAATATTTGCTTCGGTCGTTCCGCGCTTATGCTTTCGGGAGGAGGGGTTCTCGGTTTTTATCATCTGGGCGTTGTAAAAACCCTGATGGACCAGGGCCTGCTGCCGCGGGTGATCTCAGGTTCCAGCGCTGGCTCGATAATGGCCGGCGTTGTAGGTACCCATACAGACAAGGAACTGGAACACTTTTTCCTGCCTGCCAATGTGCATTTTGAGGCGGAACGTGAAGCGAGCGCTTTCACCAGCATGTTCTTTGGCTCGAACCCTCAGATCGATGTGGGTGACCTGGAGCGCCTGATCGCTCGCATGGTGCCGGACCTGACATTCCAGGAAGCCTATGAGAAAACAGGTCGCCAGATTAGCATTACCGTGGCGCCTTCAGAGCCGCATCAGCGCTCGCGCCTGTTGAATGCAATCACGTCGCCCAATGTGTTGATCCGCTCTGCCGTTATGGCTTCTTGCGCCGTACCCGGAGTGTTTCCGCCTGTTACGCTTATGGCCAAGAACATGCATGGCGAAGCTCAGACGTATCTCCCTACACGCAAGTGGGTGGATGGATCTATCGCGGACGATTTGCCGGCCAAACGCCTGTCCCGTTTGTACAGCACTAACCACTATATCGTCAGTATGGTTAACCCTATTGCCACCCCTTTCCTTGATCGCGATCAGGATCGCAGCGCTCTTGCGCGCGCTCTCGGTTCACTCGGCGCGGGGGTGGGTCGCGAGCTTTTGAATTTCTATCGAGGCATTGCCCAGAAACAGGGCGACACCTGGCCGCGCTTCAACTATATGCTCAATACCGTGCACGCTTTAATGGATCAGGACTACAGCGGGGATATCAATATCGTACCCAGCTTCAAGTGGTATAACCCCACCAAGTTGCTAGCGCACATCTCCGAAAACGATCTGATTGAGCTGATGGAAGGTGGTCAGCATTCTGCTTACCCGCAGGTGGAGCAGATTCGCCTGTGCACCCGGATTAGCCGTACCATGGAAGAGATCCTGCTGCGTTTCGAATCAGGCGACCTGCGCCCGGATGAGAAAGAATTTCATCGCCCCCGTGCATCTCGTCGACGCCCGCCGCCCAAACGTGCTGATCGCTCGGCACTGCGGGAACAGAGTGCCAGCGCAGAAAGCGAGAAGCCTGCACCGAAAAAGAAAAAGGCGGCTGCCAAACGAAAGGCTGTTCCCCGCAAGAAGGCCTCCGGAAAGCCGGCCTCCGGGAAGCCGGCCTCCGGGAAGCCGGCCTCCACAAAAAAGCCTGAGCCACCCGCTGAAGCGGCGTAA
- a CDS encoding CBS domain-containing protein: MRRNPLTIGSDAHLVEAIETIVEYKLTGLTVTDAQGNAVGILSELDCIKAVLTAVYNDGDPEHSLVKDAMSTDLSTCSPQDGIVEVAQSMLDTRQRRRPVLDNGKLVGQVSSSNILWALMEHSRRKVHLTPK; this comes from the coding sequence ATGCGCCGCAATCCCCTGACGATTGGCAGTGATGCCCACCTTGTCGAGGCAATAGAAACCATTGTTGAGTACAAGCTCACTGGTCTTACTGTGACTGACGCCCAGGGCAATGCCGTGGGTATTCTCTCTGAACTCGATTGCATTAAAGCTGTGCTGACTGCGGTGTATAACGATGGCGATCCCGAGCACTCTCTGGTCAAAGATGCGATGAGTACGGATCTATCTACCTGCTCACCCCAGGACGGGATTGTTGAAGTTGCCCAGTCAATGCTGGACACACGACAGCGTCGCAGGCCTGTGCTGGACAATGGCAAACTGGTCGGTCAGGTCAGCTCCAGCAACATTCTATGGGCGCTGATGGAGCATTCGCGGCGCAAGGTTCATCTCACGCCCAAATGA
- a CDS encoding long-chain-fatty-acid--CoA ligase, whose protein sequence is MLVHHYLEYYGRNMPDLHCLSSEGATYSYGEVNARANRLAHGLLSLGVDAGERVGILGENDLAHLLLYMATSKIGAVSVSLNYRLAPAELAYIIDDANCRALLALDGMGDTLGELRSQVDSNISVISQGFENTLILDTWSANFPATNPEREISPNSAFVQLYTSGTTGNPKGVVSSHFNMLSLAAMNTAATPHRPSPGYSTILCAPMFHIGGTGSIVYNVSHGMHTLMHRVFDPARIVDDIETHGVNNIFMVPAMIMAVLQLPNIEQRDFSKLKQVFYGASPISESVLRRALDIFQCDFIQMYGMTETTGTVVNLTADDHRKALDGRPELLRSCGRPSVGGKAKVVDSAGAEVPTGDIGEIWLHSDTNMLSYYNLPEATAANLTDGWVHTGDAGYMDEEGYLYLKDRMKDMVVSGGENIYPVEVENALAKHEAVQDVAVIGVPDEKFGEALLAFVVLAEDASLEAEEMVAFCREHIAGYKIPRKLEIVEELPRNPSGKILKKILREPYWADAGRGIG, encoded by the coding sequence ATGCTGGTACATCACTACCTCGAGTACTACGGGCGCAATATGCCTGACCTTCACTGCCTATCTTCTGAGGGTGCCACTTATAGCTACGGCGAGGTGAACGCGCGCGCCAATCGCCTGGCACATGGCTTGCTCAGCCTTGGGGTAGATGCGGGCGAACGCGTGGGTATTCTCGGTGAAAACGATCTCGCGCACCTGTTACTGTATATGGCGACCAGTAAAATCGGCGCCGTAAGCGTCTCTCTCAACTACCGCCTGGCGCCAGCCGAACTCGCCTATATCATTGATGATGCGAATTGTCGCGCACTGCTCGCGCTCGACGGCATGGGTGACACTCTTGGCGAACTTCGCAGCCAGGTCGATAGCAACATAAGCGTGATTTCCCAGGGTTTTGAGAACACGCTCATACTCGATACATGGAGTGCCAATTTCCCCGCGACCAATCCCGAGCGGGAAATCAGCCCAAACTCTGCCTTTGTCCAGCTCTATACCAGCGGCACCACAGGCAACCCCAAAGGTGTGGTCAGCTCACACTTCAATATGCTGTCTCTGGCCGCAATGAATACCGCGGCAACGCCGCATCGGCCCAGCCCCGGATACTCCACCATTCTATGTGCTCCTATGTTCCATATTGGCGGCACAGGCTCGATCGTCTACAACGTCAGCCACGGCATGCACACCCTGATGCACCGGGTGTTCGACCCAGCACGCATCGTGGACGACATCGAAACACACGGCGTTAACAACATTTTTATGGTGCCCGCTATGATTATGGCGGTACTGCAGTTGCCCAACATTGAACAACGTGACTTCAGCAAACTGAAGCAGGTTTTTTACGGAGCATCGCCTATTTCGGAATCTGTCCTGCGCCGCGCGCTGGACATTTTCCAGTGCGACTTCATCCAGATGTACGGCATGACCGAAACCACCGGCACCGTGGTGAACCTCACCGCCGACGACCATCGCAAAGCGCTGGATGGTCGCCCCGAACTACTGCGTTCCTGCGGTCGCCCCTCAGTGGGAGGTAAGGCCAAGGTTGTCGACTCGGCAGGCGCAGAAGTACCGACGGGGGACATCGGGGAGATCTGGCTTCACTCCGATACAAACATGCTCTCCTACTACAATCTTCCCGAGGCCACTGCGGCCAATCTCACCGACGGCTGGGTGCACACGGGTGACGCGGGCTATATGGACGAGGAAGGCTATTTGTACCTAAAAGACCGCATGAAAGACATGGTGGTCAGTGGCGGCGAGAATATCTATCCAGTGGAGGTAGAAAATGCGCTCGCGAAACACGAGGCAGTACAGGACGTCGCCGTGATCGGCGTACCGGATGAAAAGTTTGGCGAGGCACTACTTGCTTTCGTAGTGCTGGCAGAGGATGCGAGTCTCGAGGCCGAGGAGATGGTGGCATTCTGCCGGGAGCACATTGCCGGTTACAAGATCCCGCGAAAACTGGAAATCGTCGAAGAATTACCGCGCAATCCCTCGGGCAAAATTCTGAAGAAGATCCTCAGAGAGCCCTACTGGGCAGATGCCGGAAGAGGGATTGGCTGA